In one Pungitius pungitius chromosome 13, fPunPun2.1, whole genome shotgun sequence genomic region, the following are encoded:
- the aprt gene encoding adenine phosphoribosyltransferase, with product MAGDSESKLQLVQRHIRAFPDFPKEGIVFRDICPILKDPAALTAVIDLFEEHVRKNHQQLDLIVGLDARGFLFGPLLAQRLGLGFVLVRKKGKLPGTTVSVAYDLEYGKAEVEIQEDAVAPGQKVLLIDDLLATGGTLYAACELMKKLQAQIVGCLVVMELKELQGADKLKPHSVFSLLHY from the exons ATGGCAGGAGACTCCGAATCCAAACTGCAGCTGGTCCAAAGACACATTCGAGCTTTTCCAGACTTTCCGAAGGAAGGCATCGTGTTCAG GGACATCTGTCCCATCCTGAAGGATCCAGCTGCTCTGACAGCTGTGATTGACCTGTTTGAAGAACATGTGAGGAAGAACCACCAGCAGCTGGACCTGATTGTTG gtctgGATGCTCGTGGTTTCCTGTTTGGGCCTCTCCTTGCCCAGCGGCTGGGCCTCGGCTTTGTCCTGGTCAGAAAGAAAGGCAAGCTGCCTGGAACCACCGTGTCTGTGGCATACGATTTGGAGTACGGCAAG GCAGAAGTAGAGATCCAGGAGGATGCTGTGGCTCCAGGACAGAAGGTCCTACTCATTGATGACCTTTTGGCTACTGGAG GGACATTGTATGCGGCCTGTGAGCTGATGAAGAAGCTGCAGGCGCAGATAGTGGGCTGCCTGGTGGTGATGGAGCTCAAAGAGCTGCAGGGCGCTGACAAGCTGAAGCCCCACTCCGTGTTCTCCCTGCTGCACTACTGA